From Quercus robur chromosome 8, dhQueRobu3.1, whole genome shotgun sequence:
acgacagcttctccaatgcatacttggagtcgtcacggagaagggaaggaggtctctcttgcttaccctCTGGGGCCGTCATCAGTCCTTTACCTGTCCCCTTCTtagctggggtgacggtcttgaCACCCTCTGCCATCAAACCAACCACGGGCTCAAGTGAGACTTTTGGTTGCTTAAACGGACGGTCAGATTTTGATGTTGGTTTCCTCTTAGGTGCTGAAGCCGACACCTTAGGAACcacctcgccggattccctcttcttgacggcttgggatttgatcaaagctctcctttttgcgtcatccatctctgcaaataatgacggatgaaattaaaactacGTAAGGGCAGTTAGATGACAAAGTGAAGTTGACGGGCTTACGTTTATGAACTCGTTCGTCGTATCTAATTGcttcttgggtgggctcaggaccgtcacagtaccaatgtatggtccttgggttcaccaacttagcccaagtcctttcctccggcgtagttttcctgcaaatcttttcaaggaaactaaactcctcaaggctgacttgtgggcgccgtctacctgcagagaaaGGTGATCAAGATATAGAcataaaaatggacggatatgaaTAGCAGTATAAAATTAAGACGGATGCATACGTGTCTGATTTATTactgcccaagttgtgtcgacgggcatgtactccgtctcccctggatggttcatccatctgtcaccctccaggaagaagtaccgactcttccagtctctatttgagtctggggtctcaaaaatcaccttcaacaaggagctccgactagcaaaactgtacatcccccttgatccggaaatctcgtctggacggtaacagtgaagaaattcacggaccgtcaatttcctttccccgttcgacattgcaccgtaaagaatctccatggctatgaagaccctccaggcgttaggggatatctgggtgacggacaaccccagatactgtaagagttccctatgaagtgtagaaagcgggaatcgaagtccagccttcaacgcctgctcgtacactccgacaccgtctaccccctcatagtaacacttctccgacacatgtggtagacggatggaaacaTAGTCAGGGATTTGAAAGTTGGTTCTGAAGGTGCTGAAGTGTTTTTCTCTAatgacggatgtaaacctatgcaccgtccactctggtaacataatgaactgccttagtccatcagcacctacgACGGACTCCAGTGCTCGATCCCCGTCATCGTCGGAACCATCTACTTcaactatctccacatcctcatctgttgaggatgaag
This genomic window contains:
- the LOC126697499 gene encoding uncharacterized protein LOC126697499 isoform X2, whose amino-acid sequence is MEILYGAMSNGERKLTVREFLHCYRPDEISGSRGMYSFASRSSLLKVIFETPDSNRDWKSRYFFLEGDRWMNHPGETEYMPVDTTWAVINQTRRRRPQVSLEEFSFLEKICRKTTPEERTWAKLVNPRTIHWYCDGPEPTQEAIRYDERVHKQMDDAKRRALIKSQAVKKRESGEVVPKVSASAPKRKPTSKSDRPFKQPKVSLEPVVGLMAEGVKTVTPAKKGTGKGLMTAPEGKQERPPSLLRDDSKYALEKLSSIITAEDYEDLGNHSTEAMGETGLFSVAQSLVMMKGLLDRCLNRESTLDRVRAKAQQTEEELGQLQRWRSKMEKKLELSEQARKELEEKTATSLTVIENKEAEIKQLKEDLRQAKVAAVEEYRCSESCLSELSDSFLQGFDDSLRQVKKAYPELDLTMVKLEDQAQTSALPVASENTEDLFGDGAAQGDGESAPSKDVPVAEEKKD